CacatgaattaattttaaaatatatcttacattactttatttaaaaataaatagcttctatttaaaatatataaaattaaaaatatcactTCAGAATTTTATAGCAATAATTgtgtgtattttatttttaaaaaataattatttaaaaattttataatttaaaatatatataaaagcaaaataactttttttttctatagaATCGTAAGAAATTTCGTGACATGCCCACTTAGCAagtaaatcaaataaattaaatcttaacttttaaaatataattaaattaatttaataacatTAGAAGTTAAGTTAAAATCTAAACACCAGCGATGAGAAAATTATGTgtgaattaatattaaataaaaaaaatatttaaattacattTTTGAGACGGTGGATGAAAGAacatgataaataaaaattgtatatattttttatcaaaaaataaattgtatatattttaaatataaataaattatatgatatatttaaattaataatattttttatttacataatatgtaattatataaacttattaATCATTTTAACAATGCATGAAAATTTACCTAACAGTTGCATAAATTAGATGCCATCACCTATCATATCAAAACGGAATTTTGATGTAACTCATATAAGAcaacaaaaatatataataaatatttaataggttaattttttgtgtgtgttttaaattataaaattaaatttataaataataattaatttattaatatattcttattaaaattatattagaaaaaCAACTTTTGTGGATGTCAAGCTAATGTAATtatatgaattatttatttaatttgtgacaaaaacatgaaaaaaatatGTGACAATTATATTTGTTAATTTATGGAAGTAAGTATGTCTATTTTTGTAAATAAgagtatataaataaaaataattatttctattcatatttatagtaataaagtttttatttaatttttaatgaagaaattTTTACTAAGTTGATGTAATAATGACGCCTAACACACATGCCGCGATCATCTCTTCGTATTCTCTCGGCTAAGATGTGCAACTTTCCACAATCTTTGTGATTTTTTAATATGCaacctttttcttttcaacGAAAGCAGAAATTTTTGGTAAATTCACAATCTTTGTAAATTCCACTTTGACAAATCCACACGCAATCCCGGAAAGTTCTTAATTTATTCACTTTCCTGGAAATTTCGTTATTTTCAATTCAAGCCATACTTATTTAACACTTCTTTCTCACCCACTTTTCTCTCCATCAGCATTAACCCACTACCATCATTTACCTCTGTTTTTTCACCCTGTTATAGAGCCGTCTTATCTCGGATACCCAGTTCGTGTTTTATTGTTTTCTGATCGGTTTTCGAAGGGAATTGGAGTTGAAGATGGAGAATAACCAGCAATCGTTTTGGCAATTCAGTGATCAGCTGAGGCTACACACTTCAAACCTAGCAAATCTGTCACTCAACGACTCAATATGGAGCACTTCTTTGGCATCAAAGAGGCCAGATGAGAGGAGGAATTTTGATATAAGAGTTGGAGGTGACGTGAATTCTGTTATTAATTACAAGTCGAAAGAGTCTGATTTGAATAATGGTTTCAATGATGAGTGGAAGATAGGATCTAGCGGTGCTGCTGCTAGGGATTTGAATGGATTTAACGATGGGTGGAAGGTAGGATCAAGTGCTAAAAGTTACGGACTTGGTCCTGTTGGTCAAGTTGTCGGTGGTGGATCTCAAAACAATATTGGGATCAATGGTGGGTTTAACAAGGGGACTTATTCAAAGAATAATCATAACAACAACATAAATGTTCACTTGAAGGCCAATAAGAAGAAGGGAGAGGAAGATCACGGAGGCAAAATTGGCAAGAAGTATACTAACAAGAAGAACAACGGTGAGAGCAACAACGACGGTAAAGATAAACAGAGTGCTGTTGATAAAAGGTTTAAGACACTTCCACCGTCAGAGTCTCTGGCAAGAAATGAAACTGTTGGTGGCTATATCTTTGTCTGCAACAATGATACTATGCAAGAGAATCTCAAGAGGCAACTCTTTGGTATGTCTATCAATTTCTAACTCTTCTGTTATCCTCTTTAACTATTCTTGTCTACTATTATCCTCCCTGTGTTCATTGCACAAAATCTTTGGGCGTTTGGCATTTGAGAATTCCTTCTTGAATTTTTATTCGGGCATGTAAAGCTGTTTGaaagattgatttgattttagcTCTTAACGATTCTAGACTGTttgttgaattatttttttgtagGTTTGCCTCCACGTTACCGAGATTCAGTGAGGGCGATTACTCCAGGCCTGCCCCTTTTCCTTTACAACTACTCCACCCACCAACTCCATGGAATCTTTGAGGTTTgtatttcttcattttttcagGCCACTAGTAATATACAACACTGCATGGACTGTCCAATTGCTTAGTATTGTTATTCTAAATAATTAGTctaataaattatgaaaatagcAGCTAAGTTTGGTAAATCAACTGATGATATCTTCTAATGATCTGTCTAGGCTGCAAGTTTTGGAGGAACAAACATTGATCCTACAGCCTGGGAGGACAAGAAATGCCCTGGAGAATCACGCTTCCCAGCTCAGGTATATGTCTAGGAAACAGGAATTGTCTGTTCCTTACAGGGCCTGTTGAAGTTTTTAATCATTTTGGATTAACAGTTGTATCTGTGCACAGGTGAGAGTTATTACAAGGAAAATTTGTGAGCCACTGGAAGAGGACTCCTTTAGGCCAATTCTTCACCACTATGATGGCCCTAAGTTCCGGCTTGAACTCAACATTCCAGAGGTAATTTACCAAAACAGTAACCACAACGAATCTtgtatgttttatttattaaatgttCATTAGTTGATGTTCCCTGATCTGACCTATTTTTCATTCTGGATTTTCAGGCGCTGTCTCTTCTGGACATATTTGAGGAAGAAAACCCTTGAACAGTTTACCATATACAGGCATACAGATACACATGCAATACAAAGAAAGGAGAAGATAACCGTTGCTTAGGAAATAGAAGATAAAACAGCTGTTCAGCTTTACCACTCTTGGATTTGAAAGAGAGAGAGCTATTAGCCTAAACTTTCACAGCATAGTGTGATGTATAATTTTTTGTATGGAGGCTCTTATTGgtccctttttttttaaaatttttctttatctGGTTTGGCGTATACATAAGTGGAAAATgctaaaattaactaatatttaTAGCAGTTTGTGTGC
This is a stretch of genomic DNA from Manihot esculenta cultivar AM560-2 chromosome 2, M.esculenta_v8, whole genome shotgun sequence. It encodes these proteins:
- the LOC110609050 gene encoding B2 protein, whose amino-acid sequence is MENNQQSFWQFSDQLRLHTSNLANLSLNDSIWSTSLASKRPDERRNFDIRVGGDVNSVINYKSKESDLNNGFNDEWKIGSSGAAARDLNGFNDGWKVGSSAKSYGLGPVGQVVGGGSQNNIGINGGFNKGTYSKNNHNNNINVHLKANKKKGEEDHGGKIGKKYTNKKNNGESNNDGKDKQSAVDKRFKTLPPSESLARNETVGGYIFVCNNDTMQENLKRQLFGLPPRYRDSVRAITPGLPLFLYNYSTHQLHGIFEAASFGGTNIDPTAWEDKKCPGESRFPAQVRVITRKICEPLEEDSFRPILHHYDGPKFRLELNIPEALSLLDIFEEENP